The following proteins come from a genomic window of Miscanthus floridulus cultivar M001 chromosome 2, ASM1932011v1, whole genome shotgun sequence:
- the LOC136522799 gene encoding BTB/POZ domain-containing protein NPY4-like: MKYMKLGSKPDVFQTEGSNIRFVATELATDIVISIGDVKFYLHKFPLLSKSSRLQRLVASSNEEKNDEVDISDIPGGPSAFEICAKFCYGMIVTLNAYNVLAARCAAEYLEMFETIDKGNLIYKIDVFLTSSVFRTWKDSIIVLQSTKSLLPWCENLKVINHCIDSIVSKASIDPSEVEWSYTYNRKKLPSENGIDSQWNGVRKQPMVPSDWWVEDLCELEVDLYKRVIMTIKAKGSTPAVVIGEALRAYAYRHLLGSLEDAVSNGVDCTKLRAALDAIIFLLPAEEGSVSCGFLLKLLRAACLLESGESHRINLIKRIGTQLDGASVSDLLIPPNTDENNIYSVDLIMAIVEEFMLQNSDSVKEKIQDDEEIVEIENVTSVSSTSKLAVAKLIDGYLAEIAKDPNLPLPKLIALAEMVSSLPRPSHDGLYRAIDMYLKEHPSLSKSEKKKLCGLMDCKQLSQDACMHAVQNERLPLRVVVQVLFFEQVRASIASARSDPSSELPSAVRSLLPRENGNSIGSSRSAATTTTEEECGVPTSSDINSLRSIRLANNSGGSERSSGSSDINKNSDDKSVAGKAKGMLMPKKILSKLWSGKTNAGEKSSSDTSESPGSVNPEEAKSTQSRITRRSVS; encoded by the exons ATGAAGTATATGAAGCTTGGATCAAAGCCGGATGTCTTTCAGACAGAGGGCAGCAATATCAG GTTTGTTGCGACAGAGCTGGCAACAGACATTGTTATATCCATTGGGGATGTCAAGTTTTATCTTCACAAG ttcCCTCTTCTATCAAAGAGTTCACGCCTACAAAGGTTAGTTGCTTCAAGCAATGAGGAGAAAAATGATGAAGTGGATATCTCTGACATCCCTGGTGGACCTTCAGCATTTGAAATATGTGCTAAGTTCTGCTATGGCATGATTGTAACACTCAATGCATATAATGTCCTCGCTGCCCGCTGTGCAGCTGAGTACCTAGAAATGTTTGAGACCATTGACAAAGGAAACCTCATATACAAGATTGATGTGTTTCTGACATCAAGCGTATTTCGCACCTGGAAGGACTCGATCATAGTTTTACAGAGCACAAAGTCACTGCTACCTTGGTGTGAAAATTTGAAGGTAATCAACCACTGCATTGACTCTATCGTGTCGAAGGCGTCAATTGATCCATCAGAGGTTGAATGGTCATACACTTACAACAGAAAGAAACTCCCATCTGAGAATGGTATTGATTCACAATGGAATGGTGTCAGGAAGCAACCTATGGTCCCTAGTGACTGGTGGGTTGAGGACCTTTGTGAGCTTGAAGTGGATTTGTACAAGCGGGTGATCATGACCATCAAGGCAAAGGGAAGCACACCAGCTGTTGTCATCGGAGAAGCATTGAGGGCCTACGCATACCGACACCTGCTTGGCTCCCTTGAAGATGCTGTGAGCAATGGAGTTGATTGCACAAAACTTCGTGCAGCTCTTGATGCTATTATATTTCTCTTGCCCGCTGAGGAAGGCTCAGTGTCATGTGGTTTTCTTCTTAAGCTGCTAAGAGCTGCATGTTTGCTGGAATCTGGGGAGTCCCATCGCATTAACTTGATCAAGAGAATAGGCACACAATTGGATGGTGCTTCAGTTTCAGACCTTCTTATACCACCAAATACTGATGAAAACAATATATACAGCGTAGACCTGATCATGGCAATAGTGGAGGAATTCATGTTACAGAATAGTGATAGTGTTAAGGAAAAGattcaagatgatgaagaaatcgTGGAGATTGAGAATGTGACATCTGTTTCCAGCACGTCAAAACTGGCAGTTGCAAAGCTGATCGATGGATATCTTGCTGAGATTGCCAAAGATCCCAACCTTCCTCTTCCAAAGTTGATCGCACTTGCTGAAATGGTGTCTTCTCTACCCCGGCCATCACATGACGGGCTCTATCGTGCCATTGACatgtatctgaag GAGCACCCCAGCCTATCAAAGAGCGAAAAGAAGAAATTATGTGGACTGATGGACTGCAAGCAGCTGTCACAGGATGCGTGCATGCACGCCGTGCAGAATGAGCGTCTCCCCTTACGCGTGGTTGTGCaagttctcttctttgagcaagTCCGGGCATCAATTGCTTCTGCAAGGAGCGACCCTTCATCTGAGCTCCCATCTGCTGTTCGCTCGCTTCTTCCCAGAGAGAATGGCAACTCTATTGGCAGCTCCAGATCAGCTGCGACAACGACAACGGAGGAGGAATGTGGGGTCCCGACATCGAGTGACATCAACTCTTTGAGGTCAATTAGGCTCGCCAACAACAGCGGTGGAAGCGAGAGGAGCAGTGGCAGCAGTGACATCAACAAGAACAGCGATGACAAGAGCGTCGCAGGGAAAGCAAAGGGGATGCTGATGCCGAAGAAGATACTGAGCAAGCTCTGGTCTGGGAAAACAAATGCCGGTGAGAAAAGCAGCTCAGACACGTCGGAGAGCCCTGGGTCCGTGAACCCAGAGGAGGCGAAGTCCACGCAGTCACGGATCACAAGGCGCTCAGTATCCTAG